The Euwallacea similis isolate ESF13 chromosome 18, ESF131.1, whole genome shotgun sequence genome contains a region encoding:
- the Dbp80 gene encoding DEAD-box helicase Dbp80 isoform X1 produces MAQKVDWAKYVAQTETKLSDVSLSEKPPVEPEEGVPEDVSAAEASLLAKIIRKGLVESKTDIEIQRKDPKSPLFSVKSFDALNLKPSLLKGVYDMGFNSPSKIQEAALPALLADPPQNLIAQAQSGTGKTAAFVLAMLSRVDPNEHYPQVVCLSPTYELAVQTGEVAAHMSKYYPEIELIYAVRGEELPKGIKLSQHIIIGTPGKVLDWTLKFKVFDIKKIKVFVLDEADVMISQQGHQDQCIRIHKQLNHSSCQMMFFSATYTQEVIEFAEHIVSNPIIIRLKREEESLDNIDQYYVRCDTPEAKYNALTNIYGTIGIGQAIIFCHTRKTASWLATKMSADGHAVAVLHGELTVEQRISVLDRFREAKEKVLITTNVLFAGIDVEQVTIVVNFDLPIFNGEADCETYLHRIGRTGRFGKKGLAINLIDSENSMRILKDIEGHFGKKIRFLNAEDCEEIEKIGQ; encoded by the exons ATGGCCCAAAAAGTAGATTGGGCGAAGTATGTGGCTCAGACTGAAACAAAA CTTTCTGACGTTAGTTTAAGCGAAAAACCTCCTGTTGAGCCTGAAGAAGGCGTCCCTGAAGATGTTAGTGCAGCCGAGGCAAGCCTCTTGGCCAAAATAATCAGAAAAGGCCTTGTTGAAAGCAAAACCGATATAGAAATCCAAAGGAAAGACCCTAAATCCCCCCTCTTTTCTGTTAAGAGTTTCGATGCCTTAAACCT CAAACCAAGCCTATTGAAAGGAGTTTATGACATGGGGTTTAATTCTCCTTCAAAAATTCAGGAAGCTGCTCTTCCAGCCCTACTAGCGGACCCGCCTCAAAATTTAATCGCTCAAGCCCAGTCGGGAACTGGCAAAACTGCAGCTTTTGTGCTAGCCATGTTGAGTCGAGTTGATCCAAATGAACACTATCCCCAG GTTGTTTGTCTTTCTCCAACATATGAACTTGCAGTTCAGACTGGTGAAGTTGCAGCTCACATGTCTAAATATTACCCTGAAATTGAACTGATATATGCAGTTAGAGGGGAAGAGT TGCCTAAAGGCATCAAATTATCCCAGCACATTATAATTGGAACCCCAGGCAAAGTGTTGGACTGGACCCTAAAATTCAAAGTGTTTGACATAAAAAAGATTAAAGTGTTTGTATTGGATGAGGCGGACGTTATGATTTCTCAGCAGGGTCACCAAGACCAGTGCATTCGCATTCATAA ACAGCTTAATCATTCCTCTTGTcaaatgatgtttttttctGCAACCTACACACAAGAAGTAATAGAGTTTGCCGAACATATAGTTAGCAATCCCATCATAATTAGGCTCAAAAGAGAAGAGGAGAGTTTAGATAACATAGACCAATATTATGTGCGCTGTGACACTCCTGAGGCTAAATACAATGCTCTTACAAATATTTATGGGACTATTGGAATAGGACaagcaataatattttgccAT ACCAGAAAAACGGCCTCTTGGTTGGCAACAAAAATGAGTGCAGACGGACACGCAGTTGCAGTTTTGCATGGTGAACTAACTGTAGAACAGCGCATCAGCGTTTTGGATCGATTTAGAGAGGCAAAGGAGAAGGTGCTGATCACTACCAATGTTCT TTTTGCAGGGATTGATGTGGAACAAGTTACCATAGTGGTCAATTTTGATTTGCCAATTTTTAACGGTGAAGCCGACTGCGAGACGTATCTTCATCGAATCGGTCGGACGGGCCGATTCGGCAAAAAGGGCCTCGCAATTAACTTAATCGATTCAGAGAATTCGATGAGAATATTGAAAGATATAGAAGGGCATTTTGGGAAGaaaattcggtttttaaatGCGGAAGACTGCgaggaaatagaaaaaattggtCAATAA
- the Ing5 gene encoding inhibitor of growth protein 5 isoform X2 gives MTSALYLEHYLDSLEHLPIELQRNFTLMSDLDKRAQTIMKDIDSSADEYLRNLKTLLKDQQKEQLEGIQTMFNKAKELGDDKVQLAIQTYELVDKHIRRLDNDLARFESEIQDKALNSRSIEEASVGKKGRKKVKDGKGGDKKKRSGNSSEESSGTVRGNKKKRQKGVGNDKAGNMGVGAKATAVAEAVASVLPGLAGIAHPSDVLDMPVDPNEPTYCLCHQVSYGEMIGCDNPDCPIEWFHFACVQLTTKPKGKWYCPKCTQGRKKK, from the exons ATGACTTCCGCATTATACTTGGAACATTACTTGGACA GTCTGGAACATTTACCAATTGAACTTCAACGTAACTTCACCCTCATGAGTGATTTGGACAAGAGAGCCCAAACTATCATGAAAGACATTGATTCCTCAGCTGATGAATACCTGCGCAACTTGAAAACCCTCCTCAAGGACCAGCAAAAAGAACAATTAGAAGGAATCCAGACCATGTTCAATAAAGCCAAAGAGCTGGGTGATGATAAAGTACAATTAGCAATTCAGACATATGAATTGGTGGACAAGCACATTCGAAGGCTTGATAACGATCTGGCGCGCTTCGAGTCTGAGATACAGGACAAAGCTTTGAATTCTCGAAGCATTGAGGAGGCCAGTGTAGGGAAGAAGGGTCGGAAGAAAGTTAAAGACGGAAAAGGGGGAGATAAGAAGAAGCGGTCAGGGAACTCTAGTGAAGAGTCTTCAGGGACTGTTAGGGGTAATAAGAAGAAGAGACAAAAGGGAGTTGGGAATGATAAGGCAGGAAATATGGGAGTGGGCGCAAAGGCCACTGCAG TGGCTGAAGCCGTCGCTTCAGTTCTTCCAGGCCTTGCAGGGATAGCTCACCCAAGTGATGTTCTGGACATGCCTGTGGACCCTAACGAGCCTACTTACTGTTTGTGTCATCAAGTGTCTTATGGGGAAATGATAGGGTGTGATAATCCAGAT TGCCCAATTGAATGGTTCCACTTTGCATGCGTCCAGCTGACTACCAAACCAAAGGGTAAATGGTACTGTCCCAAGTGCACTCAAGGCcggaaaaagaaataa
- the Ing5 gene encoding inhibitor of growth protein 5 isoform X1 has translation MTSALYLEHYLDSLEHLPIELQRNFTLMSDLDKRAQTIMKDIDSSADEYLRNLKTLLKDQQKEQLEGIQTMFNKAKELGDDKVQLAIQTYELVDKHIRRLDNDLARFESEIQDKALNSRSIEEASVGKKGRKKVKDGKGGDKKKRSGNSSEESSGTVRGNKKKRQKGVGNDKAGNMGVGAKATAGEVAEAVASVLPGLAGIAHPSDVLDMPVDPNEPTYCLCHQVSYGEMIGCDNPDCPIEWFHFACVQLTTKPKGKWYCPKCTQGRKKK, from the exons ATGACTTCCGCATTATACTTGGAACATTACTTGGACA GTCTGGAACATTTACCAATTGAACTTCAACGTAACTTCACCCTCATGAGTGATTTGGACAAGAGAGCCCAAACTATCATGAAAGACATTGATTCCTCAGCTGATGAATACCTGCGCAACTTGAAAACCCTCCTCAAGGACCAGCAAAAAGAACAATTAGAAGGAATCCAGACCATGTTCAATAAAGCCAAAGAGCTGGGTGATGATAAAGTACAATTAGCAATTCAGACATATGAATTGGTGGACAAGCACATTCGAAGGCTTGATAACGATCTGGCGCGCTTCGAGTCTGAGATACAGGACAAAGCTTTGAATTCTCGAAGCATTGAGGAGGCCAGTGTAGGGAAGAAGGGTCGGAAGAAAGTTAAAGACGGAAAAGGGGGAGATAAGAAGAAGCGGTCAGGGAACTCTAGTGAAGAGTCTTCAGGGACTGTTAGGGGTAATAAGAAGAAGAGACAAAAGGGAGTTGGGAATGATAAGGCAGGAAATATGGGAGTGGGCGCAAAGGCCACTGCAGGTGAGG TGGCTGAAGCCGTCGCTTCAGTTCTTCCAGGCCTTGCAGGGATAGCTCACCCAAGTGATGTTCTGGACATGCCTGTGGACCCTAACGAGCCTACTTACTGTTTGTGTCATCAAGTGTCTTATGGGGAAATGATAGGGTGTGATAATCCAGAT TGCCCAATTGAATGGTTCCACTTTGCATGCGTCCAGCTGACTACCAAACCAAAGGGTAAATGGTACTGTCCCAAGTGCACTCAAGGCcggaaaaagaaataa
- the LOC136414816 gene encoding sodium-coupled monocarboxylate transporter 1-like, whose translation MDEEGNVKKYFDVIDYVVFAVMLIVSAFIGVYFAFFAKVKQNTTSEYLMGGKTMGIFPISMSLIASYISGISLLGLPAEIYTYGTQFWMTVVPEIFGAAAMAYIVLPVFYKLQITSTYEYLNLRFNNTVRLLGTTLFLTKMLLYIPIVIYVPALAFSQVTGINLHLVTPVVCIVCIFYTTLGGLKAVVWTDTIQTIIMFAALVITVVVGTIKVGGLQEVWQRNLQGGRIDFFNMNTDPTIRHSFWTVTVGNLFYWLASCSINQAMVQRCLAMPTLKSARITIGILLVGLWILVSMCCYMGLVIYAFYHKCDPVTRGSIHKSDQLLPYFIMDTVEDIPGLPGMFVSGVFSAALSSMSTGLNSMTGVIFEDLIKPRLKKAMSEAHASLLMKIIVVLIGFICVGLVFVVEKLGTLIQAAGSIGAITAGPLLGVFSLGMFFPGATSEGALVGGFLSGALITWISVGSQTHIAHGRIRFPQKPISVEGCSADWVAEYLSITLTSKANDKPVELPFVLYRISYMYYTPIGTITAILIGLVVSYCMGHNRNKEINKEAISPVVQKFLNRSKPDENNIDLKAMSADLR comes from the exons ATGGACGAAGAAGgcaatgtgaaaaaatacttcgATGTTATCGATTACGTGGTGTTTGCTGTAATGCTGATCGTGTCCGCCTTCATCGGAGTGTACTTCGCGTTTTTCGCGAAGGTCAAGCAAAACACCACGTCGGAGTACCTAATGGGAGGCAAAACCATGGGGATTTTCCCTATTTCCATGTCTCTGATTGCCAG CTACATTTCTGGCATAAGTCTCCTAGGCCTCCCCGCTGAAATATATACTTACGGGACCCAATTCTGGATGACTGTGGTCCCAGAAATATTCGGCGCTGCCGCGATGGCTTACATAGTCCTGCCTGTGTTCTACAAGTTACAAATAACATCCACTTACGAA TACCTTAACTTGAGATTCAATAACACCGTTCGTCTCCTGGGAACCACCTTATTCCTGACCAAGATGCTGCTCTATATCCCTATAGTTATCTACGTTCCAGCTCTGGCTTTCAGTCAAG TTACAGGTATAAATTTACATCTGGTAACTCCGGTAGTCTGCATAGTTTGCATTTTCTACACCACTTTG GGTGGCTTGAAGGCAGTTGTCTGGACCGACACCATTCAAACCATTATAATGTTCGCGGCCCTGGTGATCACAGTGGTCGTCGGCACCATTAAAGTGGGGGGACTGCAGGAAGTTTGGCAAAGAAACCTGCAGGGAGGAAGAATTGATTTCTTTAA TATGAACACGGACCCAACCATCCGCCATTCCTTCTGGACAGTGACAGTGGGCAACTTGTTCTACTGGCTAGCCTCATGTTCCATAAACCAAGCAATGGTTCAAAGATGTTTGGCCATGCCCACATTAAAGTCTGCCCGCAT AACCATAGGAATACTGCTGGTGGGCCTTTGGATACTAGTCTCCATGTGCTGCTACATGGGCCTGGTCATCTACGCCTTCTACCACAAGTGTGACCCAGTCACCAGAGGTTCGATCCACAAATCTGACCAACTTCTGCCTTATTTCATTATGGATACTGTGGAGGACATCCCCGGACTGCCGGGAATGTTTGTCAGTGGGGTATTCAGTGCCGCTCTAAG CTCGATGTCCACGGGACTAAATTCAATGACTGGCGTTATATTTGAAGATTTAATCAAGCCAAGGCTGAAAAAGGCGATGTCCGAGGCACATGCGAGCCTTCTAATGAAGATTATAGTGGTATTAATAGGGTTCATCTGCGTGGGGCTCGTTTTTGTGGTGGAGAAGCTAGGGACTTTGATTCAGGCCGCAGGAAGCATTGGAGCGATAACAGCGGGACCTCTTTTGGGAGTGTTTTCTCTTGGAATGTTTTTCCCTGGGGCTACTTCAGAG gGCGCCCTAGTTGGTGGTTTCTTAAGCGGCGCTCTGATAACATGGATCTCAGTAGGTTCTCAGACTCACATCGCTCATGGACGCATACGGTTCCCGCAAAAGCCCATTTCAGTGGAAGGGTGCAGTGCCGATTGGGTTGCGGAATATTTGAGTATCACATTAACATCCAAAGCCAACGACAAGCCAGTTGAACTTCCTTTTGTCCTGTACAGAATATCCTACATGTATTATACACCCATTGGTACTATCACCGCCATTCTTATTGGTTTGGTCGTGAGTTATTGCATGG GGCATAACAGGAATAAGGAAATTAATAAAGAGGCAATTTCTCCCGTGGTGCAGAAGTTCTTAAACAGGTCCAAACCTgacgaaaataatattgatcTCAAAGCCATGTCCGCTGATCTCAGATAA
- the myd gene encoding 45 kDa calcium-binding protein, whose product MRLFRSYVHILKILRWSYTVPALCYVLFLLMTWMLTIPLRPKISYSDGFAASRFLEDTFEVRIKNSNFNSDRVNGDVPQKNEYLVNVNNAENSQKGQVQILTEVFKQADRDRSSKLDSKELSQWIRIKIVQHISDAVGNNHRLFELIDNNPRNGVVTWREYHSHFLKKRGFAEKYVKAHDEKRHRGLRRAVKEQIMKDRALWTEAAKTNPDSLTAEEFLAFTHPESSLANQLSLVDELYDKFDKDGDEFLTENEFAIFQTEGLGDETMVIRQDEQQRRHEFRTAIDLNGDGKADRRELLHYVAPQSPRHADHEAEALLALADTDRDNMLSLGEILAHPDLFLKSKMVDTARSFHDEF is encoded by the exons ATGCGATTGTTTCGCAGTTATGTCCACATACTGAAGATCCTCCGTTGGTCCTACACCGTCCCTGCTCTGTGCTATGTATTGTTTCTTTTGATGACATGGATGTTGACCATACCATTGAGGCCCAAAATAAGCTACAGCGATGGTTTCGCTGCGTCCAGGTTCCTAGAAGATACTTTCGAAGTGCGCATTAAGAATAGCAACTTTAATTCAGACCGAGTTAACGGGGATGTGCCCCAAAAGAACGAATATTTGGTTAATGTGAACAATGCTGAAAACTCCCAGAAAGGTCAAGTTCAGATTCTTACAGAAGTTTTTAAGCA GGCGGACAGAGATAGAAGCAGTAAATTGGATTCTAAAGAGCTATCGCAATGGATTCGAATCAAAATTGTTCAGCACATATCTGATGCTGTGGGTAATAATCATAGGCTTTTTGAGCTGATCGACAATAATCCACGTAATGGAGTGGTAACGTGGAGGGAGTATCACTCGcactttcttaaaaaaaggggTTTCGCAGAGAAGTACGTGAAAGCTCATGATGAGAAGAGGCACCGGGGGCTTCGTAGGGCGGTCAAAG AACAAATCATGAAAGACCGTGCCCTATGGACAGAAGCAGCTAAAACTAACCCCGATTCATTAACAGCGGAAGAATTTCTCGCTTTTACTCATCCTGAGTCCAGTTTGGCTAATCAGCTATCTTTAGTAGACGAGCTTTAcgataaatttgataaagATGGTGATGAGTTCCTCACAGAAAATGAATTCGCAATTTTCCAAACCGAAG GTCTTGGAGACGAGACCATGGTGATAAGACAAGACGAGCAGCAACGGAGACATGAATTTCGGACTGCAATCGATTTGAACGGAGATGGGAAAGCAGATCGAAGAGAACTGTTGCACTATGTAGCTCCTCAAAGCCCTAGACATGCAGACCACGAAGCTGAGGCTTTGCTGGCATTAGCTGATACTGATAGGGACAATATGCTGTCGCTGGGTGAGATTTTGGCTCACCCAGACTTGTTCCTCAAGTCTAAAATGGTGGATACTGCCCGCAGTTTTCATGACGAATTTTAA
- the Dbp80 gene encoding DEAD-box helicase Dbp80 isoform X2, with amino-acid sequence MAQKVDWAKYVAQTETKLSDVSLSEKPPVEPEEGVPEDVSAAEASLLAKIIRKGLVESKTDIEIQRKDPKSPLFSVKSFDALNLKPSLLKGVYDMGFNSPSKIQEAALPALLADPPQNLIAQAQSGTGKTAAFVLAMLSRVDPNEHYPQVVCLSPTYELAVQTGEVAAHMSKYYPEIELIYAVRGEELPKGIKLSQHIIIGTPGKVLDWTLKFKVFDIKKIKVFVLDEADVMISQQGHQDQCIRIHKQLNHSSCQMMFFSATYTQEVIEFAEHIVSNPIIIRLKREEESLDNIDQYYVRCDTPEAKYNALTNIYGTIGIGQAIIFCHTRKTASWLATKMSADGHAVAVLHGELTVEQRISVLDRFREAKEKVLITTNVLSRGIDVEQVTIVVNFDLPIFNGEADCETYLHRIGRTGRFGKKGLAINLIDSENSMRILKDIEGHFGKKIRFLNAEDCEEIEKIGQ; translated from the exons ATGGCCCAAAAAGTAGATTGGGCGAAGTATGTGGCTCAGACTGAAACAAAA CTTTCTGACGTTAGTTTAAGCGAAAAACCTCCTGTTGAGCCTGAAGAAGGCGTCCCTGAAGATGTTAGTGCAGCCGAGGCAAGCCTCTTGGCCAAAATAATCAGAAAAGGCCTTGTTGAAAGCAAAACCGATATAGAAATCCAAAGGAAAGACCCTAAATCCCCCCTCTTTTCTGTTAAGAGTTTCGATGCCTTAAACCT CAAACCAAGCCTATTGAAAGGAGTTTATGACATGGGGTTTAATTCTCCTTCAAAAATTCAGGAAGCTGCTCTTCCAGCCCTACTAGCGGACCCGCCTCAAAATTTAATCGCTCAAGCCCAGTCGGGAACTGGCAAAACTGCAGCTTTTGTGCTAGCCATGTTGAGTCGAGTTGATCCAAATGAACACTATCCCCAG GTTGTTTGTCTTTCTCCAACATATGAACTTGCAGTTCAGACTGGTGAAGTTGCAGCTCACATGTCTAAATATTACCCTGAAATTGAACTGATATATGCAGTTAGAGGGGAAGAGT TGCCTAAAGGCATCAAATTATCCCAGCACATTATAATTGGAACCCCAGGCAAAGTGTTGGACTGGACCCTAAAATTCAAAGTGTTTGACATAAAAAAGATTAAAGTGTTTGTATTGGATGAGGCGGACGTTATGATTTCTCAGCAGGGTCACCAAGACCAGTGCATTCGCATTCATAA ACAGCTTAATCATTCCTCTTGTcaaatgatgtttttttctGCAACCTACACACAAGAAGTAATAGAGTTTGCCGAACATATAGTTAGCAATCCCATCATAATTAGGCTCAAAAGAGAAGAGGAGAGTTTAGATAACATAGACCAATATTATGTGCGCTGTGACACTCCTGAGGCTAAATACAATGCTCTTACAAATATTTATGGGACTATTGGAATAGGACaagcaataatattttgccAT ACCAGAAAAACGGCCTCTTGGTTGGCAACAAAAATGAGTGCAGACGGACACGCAGTTGCAGTTTTGCATGGTGAACTAACTGTAGAACAGCGCATCAGCGTTTTGGATCGATTTAGAGAGGCAAAGGAGAAGGTGCTGATCACTACCAATGTTCTCTCTAGAG GGATTGATGTGGAACAAGTTACCATAGTGGTCAATTTTGATTTGCCAATTTTTAACGGTGAAGCCGACTGCGAGACGTATCTTCATCGAATCGGTCGGACGGGCCGATTCGGCAAAAAGGGCCTCGCAATTAACTTAATCGATTCAGAGAATTCGATGAGAATATTGAAAGATATAGAAGGGCATTTTGGGAAGaaaattcggtttttaaatGCGGAAGACTGCgaggaaatagaaaaaattggtCAATAA
- the LOC136414844 gene encoding uncharacterized protein: MSQVALNSLLVILILTPRIKAAKESGHCEPQTNGITFSWADYAVLGTMLIVSCGIGVFYGFFHKKHESSHDFLLGGSTMSTFPMAMSLAASFITAVELLGNPAEMYTCGTQFWMICLAFILVVPITSKFYLPVFMELRLTSSYEYLSRRFRPSTRYLASALYIFQMTLYTSVAVYAPALALSKVTGLNVYVAVTVVYMVCIFYSSQGGMKAVIIADTFQAGVLIGSLVLILYLGQKFVGGYGVIWSESYNSGKLEIFNFNPDPTVRHSFWSVVIGGTFYWLTMFCSNQASMQKYLSVKSIEQVRTALWISCFGLNLIFTINFYTGMILVANYKGCDPISEEQIDAADEILPFYVISVMGHLKGITGFFVAGIFAASLGTVASALNSLAAVTIQDFVGGVCGYYFHDHHGAFWAKCISIAYGAISFGLVFIIAQLGSVMQVAISFNGMAGGVTLGLFSLGMFIPWANGKGAIFGALLSSALIILMCIGQQVTNTAAGFKSVDGESEVFVLFRLSYIWYSAIGCLLTVILGVLGSFATGFEEPGNVHTELISPPIRSFLHSLSEHTKERLHIPLKYYASTERIKVEEFTSVALDDDPNGVSYRMQKIEDLAVKSKLGRSSFKMAVTQVTFGVWDYVVIGIVLLTSSAIGVYYRFTGGKQKTMQEYLLADKNMSITPVAFSLMASFMSAITLLGVSSENYTYGFQFIVINISYGIFTPVAVYLYLPVFFKLQTTSAYEYLELRFGKTARLAASLSYTLQMTLYMGVVVYAPALALEALTGISKTAAILSIGLVCTFYSTIGGMKAVLMTDVFQSILMFVAVFSVIGAALVDTGSFAEIWRIAEEGQRTNLLNFDPDPTVRHTWFTLIIGGGVTFLSLYAVNQIQVQRYLTIKDLKGAQKALWWNWPILTALSISTSFSGLAIYSKYFNCDPKDAEYITTEDQLMPYYVIDTMGHIPGLSGLFVAGIFSAALSTVSAALNSLAAVTVEDYYKPLHRVFFKKDLAPSSASLQTKFIALIYGFICLGVAFLAQYLGGVLQAALTIFGVVGGPLLGLFSLGMFSLTANESGSVIGLACGLGMALWMAYGPKPATLKLPTTTEGCEFTNKTMTYTETTGDDSEYLWIYRLSYLYVGVGGLVVTLVIGYLASLIIRKVTGKRVDDENYDPHLFVPPLAKRLQCGKSEHIDLETFSDLNKNLKVEPARV, encoded by the exons ATGTCTCAGGTGGCCTTAAACTCGCTTTTAGTAATTTTGATCTTAACTCCTCGCATTAAAGCCGCAAAGGAATCTG GCCATTGCGAGCCGCAAACTAACGGGATTACCTTCTCGTGGGCGGATTATGCAGTCCTGGGCACGATGCTCATCGTCTCGTGCGGAATCGGGGTCTTCTACGGTTTCTTCCATAAAAAGCACGAGAGCAGCCACGACTTCCTGTTGGGAGGGAGCACCATGAGCACCTTCCCCATGGCAATGTCTCTGGCGGCTAG CTTTATCACTGCTGTAGAGCTGCTGGGCAACCCCGCTGAAATGTACACTTGCGGAACTCAGTTCTGGATGATATGTCTGGCGTTCATTCTGGTGGTTCCCATCacttccaaattttatttgccgGTGTTCATGGAACTGCGCCTGACTAGCTCTTACGAGTACTTATCAAGGAG GTTTCGCCCTTCTACAAGGTATCTGGCAAGCGCGCTCTACATCTTTCAAATGACTTTATACACTAGCGTGGCAGTGTACGCTCCTGCCTTGGCGTTAAGCAAAG tAACTGGCCTTAACGTGTATGTAGCAGTTACCGTGGTGTATATGGTTTGCATATTTTACTCATCTCAG GGCGGCATGAAAGCGGTCATAATAGCAGATACATTCCAAGCGGGGGTGCTTATAGGTTCCCTGGTACTCATCCTGTATTTGGGGCAGAAGTTCGTGGGGGGCTACGGAGTGATTTGGTCGGAGAGTTACAACTCCGGAAAGCTGGAGATTTTTAA CTTTAATCCAGACCCAACAGTGCGTCACAGCTTCTGGTCAGTAGTAATTGGTGGAACATTTTATTGGTTGACCATGTTTTGCTCCAACCAAGCTTCCATGCAGAAATACCTATCGGTGAAGAGCATTGAACAAGTCCGAAC GGCCCTTTGGATCTCGTGCTTCGGCCTCAACCTCATCTTCACCATTAACTTCTACACTGGCATGATCTTAGTGGCCAACTACAAGGGCTGCGACCCCATATCCGAAGAGCAAATCGATGCCGCGGATGAAATCCTGCCCTTCTACGTCATTTCTGTCATGGGACATCTTAAGGGCATTACTGGGTTCTTTGTTGCTGGAATCTTTGCCGCCAGCTTAGG AACTGTAGCGTCCGCTTTGAACAGTCTGGCTGCAGTCACTATCCAAGACTTTGTGGGTGGAGTTTGCGGATATTATTTTCATGACCACCATGGGGCGTTCTGGGCCAAGTGCATCTCCATTGCTTATGGAGCTATAAGCTTTGGCTTA GTATTTATTATAGCTCAATTAGGCAGTGTCATGCAGGTAGCCATCAGCTTCAACGGCATGGCGGGAGGGGTCACACTGGGTCTTTTCTCCCTGGGCATGTTCATCCCATGGGCCAATGGCAAG GGTGCAATTTTCGGGGCCTTATTGTCCTCAGCTCTGATCATTTTGATGTGCATCGGACAGCAAGTTACCAACACTGCAGCTGGCTTTAAGAGCGTTGACGG GGAAAGCGAAGTATTCGTCCTATTTCGTCTTTCGTACATCTGGTACTCGGCCATCGGCTGTTTGTTAACGGTAATCTTAGGAGTTCTGGGCTCTTTCGCCACGGGATTTGAGGAGCCAGGGAATGTACATACGGAACTGATTTCGCCCCCGATCCGTAGCTTTTTGCACTCGCTTTCAGAGCACACCAAAGAAAGGCTGCATATTCCTTTGAAGTATTATGCGAGCACTGAGAGGATTAAGGTTGAAGAATTCACCTCTGTGGCGCTTGACGATGACCCAAATGGAGTCTCATATCGCATGCAGAAGATCGAAGATCTTGCTGTGAAAAGCA AACTGGGAAGAAGTTCCTTCAAAATGGCGGTAACACAAGTAACATTCGGAGTGTGGGACTATGTAGTCATAGGGATTGTTCTACTCACCTCCTCTGCCATTGGGGTTTACTATAGGTTCACGGGAGGAAAACAGAAGACCATGCAA GAATATCTACTAGCAGACAAAAACATGTCCATCACCCCTGTAGCGTTCTCGCTTATGGCCTCTTTCATGTCAGCAATCACCCTTTTGGGGGTGTCCAGCGAGAACTACACTTACGGATTTCAGTTCATCGTAATTAACATTTCCTATGGCATTTTCACGCCCGTAGCAGTTTACTTGTATTTgccagtttttttcaaattgcaaaCAACAAGTGCCTATGAG TATCTGGAGCTCCGTTTCGGTAAGACCGCCCGCTTAGCTGCCTCCCTCTCCTACACCCTCCAAATGACCCTGTACATGGGAGTTGTGGTCTACGCTCCTGCTTTAGCCCTAGAAGCTCTCACTGGTATCAGCAAAACTGCTGCCATCCTTTCCATAGGTTTAGTATGCACTTTCTATTCCACCATCGGAGGGATGAAGGCGGTCCTCATGACCGACGTATTTCAATCTATTTTGATGTTCGTTGCGGTCTTCAGTGTTATCGGGGCGGCATTAGTCGACACTGGCAGTTTTGCCGAAATCTGGAGAATAGCTGAGGAGGGCCAGAGAACTAACTTATTAAA TTTCGACCCAGATCCCACAGTTCGCCATACATGGTTCACCCTAATCATCGGTGGAGGGGTGACTTTTTTGTCCCTCTACGCGGTCAACCAAATTCAAGTGCAAAGATATTTAACCATAAAAGACCTCAAGGGCGCTCAGAAAGCCTTGTGGTGGAACTGGCCCATACTGACAGCCTTGAGCATCAGCACCTCCTTTTCGGGCCTCGCTATTTACTCAAAATACTTTAACTGTGATCCAAAAGACGCAGAATATATCACCACTGAAGATCAATTGATGCCCTATTATGTAATCGACACCATGGGGCACATTCCTGGTCTATCAGGATTGTTTGTAGCCGGGATTTTCAGCGCGGCCCTTTCAACGGTATCAGCAGCTTTAAATAGTTTGGCTGCAGTCACCGTTGAAGATTACTATAAG CCTTTGCATcgagttttctttaaaaaggaTTTAGCCCCTTCAAGCGCCTCACTGCAGACCAAATTTATTGCCTTAATCTATGGATTTATTTGCCTGGGGGTGGCTTTTCTTGCTCAATATTTAGGAGGAGTGCTCCAGGCTGCTTTAACCATCTTTGGAGTTGTTGGAGGTCCCCTTTTGGGGCTTTTCTCCCTAGGGATGTTTAGTCTTACCGCCAATGAATCTGGTTCTGTGATAGGGTTAGCTTGCGGGTTAGGAATGGCCCTGTGGATGGCTTACGGGCCGAAACCTGCTACTCTCAAACTCCCTACGACTACCGAAGGATGCGAGTTTACCAACAAGACTATGACTTACACAGAAACTACGGGGGATGATAGTGAATACTTATGGATATACAGATTGTCCTACCTATACGTCGGTGTGGGAGGATTGGTTGTTACCTTAGTAATAGGGTATTTAGCAAGTCTGATAATTCGGAAAGTGACTGGAAAGCGAGTAGATGATGAAAATTATGATCCACACTTGTTCGTGCCTCCATTAGCCAAAAGGCTACAATGTGGCAAAAGTGAGCACATTGATCTAGAGACCTTTTccgatttgaataaaaaccTGAAGGTTGAGCCAGCGAGGGTATGA